In one window of Zingiber officinale cultivar Zhangliang chromosome 11A, Zo_v1.1, whole genome shotgun sequence DNA:
- the LOC122032483 gene encoding uncharacterized protein LOC122032483: MACINMQLSADRQALCGVPAAAAPPPMSPRVSFSSDFAVEPPPPGAAVRPPPPDPNFEFAVGGGNSTIDADQLFFKGRLLPLKDSRHGQRPRAVTTLREELLSPTAGSGDWPERPLRGSVIKWKELLGLKKPHCSFAPVPAPAKKQSDKSEEGHLNPTQAS; this comes from the exons ATGGCCTGCATTAACATGCAGCTCAGCGCCGACCGGCAGGCCCTGTGCGGCGTGCCGGCCGCGGCGGCGCCGCCTCCGATGAGCCCCCGCGTCTCCTTCTCCAGCGACTTCGCCGTGGAGCCGCCGCCGCCGGGGGCCGCTGTGCggcccccgccaccggatccgaaCTTCGAGTTCGCGGTCGGCGGCGGCAATTCCACCATCGACGCCGACCAGCTCTTCTTCAAAGGCCGGCTGCTGCCGCTCAAGGACAGCAGGCACGGCCAGCGGCCGCGGGCGGTCACCACGCTGAGGGAGGAACTCCTGTCGCCGACCGCTGGAAGCGGCGACTGGCCGGAGAGGCCCTTGAGGGGCTCCGTCATCAAGTGGAAGGAGCTCCTGGGGCTCAAGAAGCCTCACTGCAGCTTCGCACCCGTGCCGGCCCCGGCAAAGAAGCAGAGCGACAAGAGTGAAGAAGGCCATCTCAACCCCACACAG GCTTCATGA